In the genome of Ignavibacteriales bacterium, one region contains:
- a CDS encoding SET domain-containing protein-lysine N-methyltransferase, producing the protein MSIHSTLETNIYVKESSIHGTGLFTSVFIPEGSKIMFITGEVISEDECVRREEEGNVYIFWNEINYIDTSGTDKIKFINHDCDHNCDVTDGSEDHLVLIASKNISAGEELTIDYGYEEIYDYCNCNLCSAQVA; encoded by the coding sequence GTGTCAATCCACAGTACTTTAGAAACGAATATTTACGTTAAAGAATCGTCCATTCATGGAACAGGTTTATTTACATCTGTTTTTATACCCGAAGGTTCTAAGATCATGTTCATTACAGGAGAAGTAATTTCTGAAGATGAATGTGTCAGACGGGAAGAAGAAGGTAACGTTTATATCTTCTGGAATGAAATTAATTATATTGATACTTCCGGCACTGATAAAATAAAATTCATCAATCACGATTGTGACCACAATTGTGATGTTACGGATGGCAGTGAAGATCATCTTGTACTTATCGCATCAAAAAATATTTCAGCCGGCGAAGAACTTACTATAGACTATGGTTATGAAGAAATTTATGACTATTGCAACTGTAATCTTTGTTCCGCTCAGGTAGCCTAA
- a CDS encoding cytochrome C: MKLAYIYLILLCAATGFLLFSAFSAENVNQNPKSNEAIIKFSHAVHADIATCEGCHTKVKTSKSLSDRLMPDHDSCVECHDVSDDTQCSNCHYDDVYEPLIQKASALFFDHNFHVEQQKMNCEACHSGFATVAYGFQAAQTNPIMENCYTCHNDKSVASNACESCHVSTVGLIPQEHKNVNFAKSHKFAANEFDANCVMCHDNNSCESCHVGTSMITEMNTTDDFYQPYSSTNFVDGVKQQQITRVHELNYRFVHGIDAKGRTAECQTCHQVDSFCANCHQSEGGDFAMSGVLPASHLKPNFFTIGVGSGGGDHAILARRDIERCVSCHDVQGADPTCITCHLDSDGIKGTNPRTHERNFMSDNKGDWHDSQGSVCYNCHTSASPTSVAGVGFCGYCHGSN; this comes from the coding sequence ATGAAACTAGCATACATTTACCTGATATTACTATGTGCGGCAACCGGATTTCTGTTGTTCTCAGCCTTTAGTGCTGAAAACGTAAATCAGAATCCAAAGAGCAATGAGGCGATAATAAAATTTTCACACGCTGTACACGCTGACATCGCAACTTGTGAAGGATGCCACACAAAAGTTAAAACTAGCAAATCATTATCCGATAGGTTAATGCCTGATCATGATAGTTGTGTGGAATGTCATGACGTTTCGGATGATACACAATGTTCCAACTGCCACTATGATGATGTTTATGAACCGTTGATCCAGAAAGCCTCCGCTTTATTTTTCGATCACAACTTCCACGTTGAACAGCAGAAAATGAATTGTGAAGCATGCCATTCCGGATTCGCTACTGTTGCTTATGGGTTCCAGGCGGCACAAACAAACCCGATTATGGAAAACTGTTACACATGTCACAATGATAAATCTGTTGCATCAAATGCTTGTGAATCATGTCACGTTTCTACAGTTGGTTTAATTCCTCAGGAACACAAGAATGTGAATTTTGCAAAGTCGCACAAATTTGCCGCAAACGAGTTTGATGCAAACTGTGTTATGTGTCACGATAACAACTCCTGTGAAAGTTGTCACGTAGGTACTTCAATGATAACTGAAATGAATACAACAGATGATTTCTATCAACCATACTCATCAACAAATTTTGTTGATGGCGTTAAACAGCAGCAGATTACAAGAGTACATGAACTCAATTACAGATTTGTTCATGGTATTGACGCAAAAGGAAGGACTGCTGAATGCCAGACCTGTCACCAGGTAGATTCATTCTGCGCGAATTGCCATCAGTCCGAAGGTGGTGATTTTGCAATGAGCGGAGTACTGCCGGCTTCGCACCTTAAACCTAACTTTTTCACAATTGGAGTTGGGAGCGGCGGTGGAGATCATGCGATACTCGCACGCAGAGATATCGAACGATGTGTTTCCTGTCACGATGTTCAGGGTGCCGATCCAACTTGCATTACATGTCATCTTGACAGTGATGGTATTAAGGGAACGAATCCAAGAACTCACGAGAGAAATTTTATGAGTGATAACAAGGGTGATTGGCACGATTCCCAGGGTTCGGTTTGTTATAATTGCCATACAAGCGCTTCGCCGACAAGTGTTGCCGGTGTTGGCTTCTGTGGATATTGTCACGGTTCAAATTGA
- a CDS encoding endonuclease gives MKKKLFPVFIVIFFYCSVSFPQVSVSVDSLSWGQVLTNTSNSMNLKIKNMSGLPDTFAISNINNVFTMSDTLVFLDPNDSTEITVTYHPVQNVVYNDILEMKGRENSNGLYLNLSGSALYGDSYDAGTFNKYDAQLKNALTTLVFGHTSLGYNLARDKMFMEIDNKKVNGQGAPVNTLECVYTGREAVGYTDRTNAQNNYNFNTEHTWPQSNFNEDEPMRSDLFHLYPTDANANNVRANYPFGNVVSNVTWDSAGSRLGRNSLNQIVFEPRDIHKGDVSRSMFYFLIRYPQNYGSFFTQVQENVFRGWNELDSVGTIESARNTAIASFQMKRNPFIDHPEFANRIYSFVTNTPRPLFTELKVLPLEVNFDSTLVGDSTSQFIYIANKGNGILNLDSIVLSDDHFSISYNFDEINPYSSVKVPVLFKPDSLTSYSGILKVYAGIQTFEINLTGTGKDNSVGINEPIYFSSEFELEQNYPNPFNPETKIRFSINSNRSNSQVFVTLKIFDVLGKEITTLVNESKSPGVYEINFPDENLKNSLPTGIYFYQLTTAENIKTKKMMLLK, from the coding sequence ATGAAGAAAAAATTATTCCCCGTATTCATAGTGATATTCTTTTATTGTTCAGTAAGCTTCCCTCAGGTTAGTGTAAGTGTTGATTCACTTAGCTGGGGACAGGTTCTTACAAATACCTCAAACAGTATGAATCTGAAAATAAAAAATATGTCAGGACTGCCAGACACATTCGCTATATCAAACATCAACAATGTCTTCACAATGTCAGATACATTGGTTTTTCTTGACCCAAATGACAGTACTGAAATAACTGTAACTTATCATCCTGTTCAGAATGTAGTTTATAATGATATCCTGGAAATGAAGGGTCGTGAAAATTCTAACGGACTCTATTTGAATCTGTCTGGAAGCGCATTATATGGAGACAGCTATGATGCAGGTACATTTAATAAGTATGATGCACAATTGAAGAACGCTTTAACTACTCTTGTGTTCGGTCATACATCGCTGGGCTATAATCTTGCCCGTGATAAAATGTTTATGGAGATCGACAATAAAAAAGTCAACGGACAGGGTGCTCCTGTTAATACACTAGAATGTGTTTACACGGGAAGGGAAGCCGTCGGTTATACTGACAGGACCAATGCCCAGAATAATTATAACTTTAATACTGAGCACACCTGGCCTCAATCAAACTTTAATGAAGATGAACCGATGCGTTCAGATCTTTTTCATCTTTACCCGACTGATGCAAACGCCAATAATGTAAGAGCTAACTATCCCTTTGGAAATGTTGTAAGTAATGTAACCTGGGATTCAGCAGGAAGCAGGCTTGGACGAAATAGTTTGAACCAGATTGTATTTGAACCGCGTGACATTCATAAAGGAGATGTAAGCCGTTCGATGTTTTACTTTTTAATCCGTTATCCTCAGAACTACGGTAGTTTTTTTACACAGGTTCAGGAAAATGTTTTTCGCGGATGGAATGAACTTGATTCTGTTGGAACCATTGAATCCGCAAGGAATACTGCTATAGCTTCTTTTCAGATGAAAAGAAATCCGTTTATAGATCATCCTGAATTTGCCAACAGGATTTACAGTTTTGTTACGAACACGCCCCGCCCTTTATTTACAGAACTGAAGGTATTGCCGTTAGAAGTAAATTTTGATTCCACTCTCGTTGGAGATTCAACGTCGCAATTCATTTATATCGCCAATAAAGGAAATGGAATCCTGAATCTTGATAGTATTGTTCTGAGTGATGACCATTTTTCCATAAGCTACAACTTCGATGAAATCAATCCTTACTCATCAGTAAAAGTGCCAGTGTTGTTCAAACCTGATAGTTTAACTTCATACTCAGGTATTTTGAAAGTTTATGCCGGAATTCAGACATTCGAAATAAACTTAACCGGAACAGGGAAAGATAATAGTGTCGGTATTAATGAACCCATTTATTTCTCTTCGGAATTCGAACTTGAACAAAATTATCCGAACCCGTTTAACCCGGAAACAAAGATCAGGTTTTCGATCAACTCCAATAGATCGAACTCACAGGTTTTTGTAACACTTAAAATATTTGATGTGCTTGGAAAAGAAATTACAACACTTGTTAACGAGTCAAAATCTCCCGGTGTATATGAAATAAATTTCCCGGATGAAAATTTAAAGAACTCACTTCCGACAGGAATTTATTTTTATCAGCTTACAACAGCCGAAAATATTAAGACAAAAAAGATGATGCTTCTTAAATAG
- a CDS encoding cytochrome C554 has product MFLPVLFSLSIGYFAFAQEKYSFIGADACGMCHKTEKQGKQLDIWKQSAHAQAFKTLQTDKANEIAKGLGHLTPAAETQACLKCHTSGSDVDKSLLGAKFKMEDGVQCETCHGPGSAYKDIKVMKSREESVKKGLVVHEKLESFCVTCHNSESPTFKEINVTEAWEKIKHEVPKTK; this is encoded by the coding sequence ATGTTCTTACCTGTATTATTCAGTTTATCGATTGGCTATTTCGCATTCGCACAGGAAAAATATTCCTTCATAGGTGCAGATGCATGTGGAATGTGTCATAAAACAGAAAAACAGGGGAAGCAACTTGATATCTGGAAACAAAGTGCTCACGCTCAGGCTTTTAAAACGCTGCAAACTGATAAAGCAAATGAAATTGCAAAAGGGTTAGGGCATTTAACTCCTGCTGCTGAAACTCAGGCTTGTTTGAAATGTCACACAAGCGGTTCAGATGTTGATAAATCTTTACTCGGCGCTAAATTTAAAATGGAAGATGGTGTTCAGTGCGAAACATGCCACGGGCCCGGTTCTGCATACAAAGATATAAAGGTAATGAAAAGCAGGGAGGAATCAGTTAAAAAAGGATTAGTTGTTCATGAAAAACTGGAAAGTTTTTGTGTGACATGTCATAATTCTGAAAGCCCAACCTTCAAAGAGATAAATGTAACAGAGGCATGGGAAAAAATTAAACACGAAGTCCCGAAAACTAAATAA